The Acidobacteriota bacterium genome contains the following window.
GAACTCGGCGTCGAGACCGCCCGTCTTCACCTCGGTGGCCTCGATGAAATCGAAGTTCAGCGCGGTCAGGTTGAGGGCGTCGCCCGAACCGGTCACGTCCACGCCGTTGACCGTGTAGGAGTTCTCGGGGCCCGACGCGCCGCCGATGGAGGGCGTGTCGGCCAGACCCGAGGACACGGCGCCGGGGGCCAGGAAGGCGATGCCGGCGGAATTACGGGCCAGCGGGATGGAGCTGATCATGGTGTCGGAGATGTTGGCGCCGACTTCGGTCCGCTTGGTGTCGATCACCGGGGCCGCGGCCGTGACCACGATCTCCGTCTTGCCCTGGCTCAGGGTGAAGGGCAGGCTGATGGTCGTGCCCAGGGGGATCTCGATGCCCTTGCGCACCACCGTGTTGTAGCCGGGGGCCTCCACCTTCACCTGATAGTCCTTGCCCACGGGCAGGAACGGGATGACGTACTGGCCGTTCGTGTCCGAGGCCGTTCCCATGAAGCCCTGCAGGTTGGGACCGCTCACCTGAATGGTGGCCCCGATCACCGGCTGCCCGGCTTCGTCCGTCACCTTGCCCTGCATGCCGCCGCCCTGCTGGGCCATCAAGCCGATGGCCAGAACGAGCGCCGCCGCCGCAAGGCAGATGATCCGCACCTTCCGATTCCTCATGCTCTCACCTCCTGTTCCTCCAAGGGTCCTACCGTTTCCCGGTTGCCCAGTCCTCGCGGGCCGCGGAAAAGACACCGCGCCCCTCCAGGTGAGGCTAAGACCCGCTTTCCGGCACCGGCAATCCCATAGGGGCGGGATGGACAGGGGGAGGGACGAAGCGTCACCAGACCGGGACGGTTTGGCCGGGAGAGGAGGACCCGATTCCGGCCTCCCTCCCCCATTGGAAAGCCGGCGCGGGGGGACGGATGGCGCCGCCCTGGTCGCTGCCTCCTTCCGGTTGGGTGAACCCCCGGACCGGGCCGTCCGTCCCTCCTGGATTGCCCCGGACAGCGGGATGCCCCAGACTGCGTTGGGCGGGGCGAGAGGCGCCAGCCGGAGGGAGTGTCCAATGCGGACCTTGGGATTGGTGGGCGGAACGGGCTGGGTCTCCACAATCGAGTACTACCGGCTCATCAACGAGGACGTGAACCGCAGGCTCGGCGGACTCGAAGCCGCGAAGATCCTCCTCCACTCCTTCAACTACGGGGACATCAACCGGCTGAACGCGACGGAGGACCATCGGGGCGTGTTGGCCCTCGTGGAGGAGGCGGCCCTGGGACTGGAGAGGTCCGGTGCGGAGTGCCTGGTCCTGTGCGCCAACACCCTTCACCTGTACGCGGACGAGTTGCAGACCAAGCTGTCCCGCCCCATTCTCCACATCGCCGCGGCCACGGCGGAGTCCATCCGCGGCCGGGGGCTGGCCCGCGTCGGCCTCTTGGGAACCCGGTTTACCATGGAGAAGGACTTCTACACCCGGCGGCTCGGCGAGGCGGGACTCCAGGTTCTGGTCCCCGGAGAGGCTGACCGGGCCTTCATCCACGGCGCC
Protein-coding sequences here:
- a CDS encoding aspartate/glutamate racemase family protein, which gives rise to MRTLGLVGGTGWVSTIEYYRLINEDVNRRLGGLEAAKILLHSFNYGDINRLNATEDHRGVLALVEEAALGLERSGAECLVLCANTLHLYADELQTKLSRPILHIAAATAESIRGRGLARVGLLGTRFTMEKDFYTRRLGEAGLQVLVPGEADRAFIHGAIYGELLKGRFLPETRARMLDVIEGLRERGAEGVVLGCTEIPLLVRPEHVDLPLFDTLAIHARAAADFALSGDGG